gaagcatatatttttttaaaataaaataataaatttttaataatagtatccctgtaatttcaaaattcaagccAAAAgccaattttcttttcctcaaataGTGAAAAGCCGTATTTCAACTAATCTAGAATCATCACCTATAAGTCAATCTCTTTCCTTGCTCAAACGCCCACAAGTACACAAAAACATTCtgtttttcatttctaattaaaataatattctaaaaatatttttttattattttataaataaattacaacgtctttttaatatatatatatatatatatatatatatatatatatatatatatatatatattaaatctcTTTCACTCTTTATGAAAcaatatgattaattttattcagATGAACATAGAATACTactccaatttatttttaagttgtcgTCCCCAGCAACAGGGTAAAGTCCATGACACAACTTCAAAGTACACAACTGAAACACATGTATGAGAAGCAACTAGCAAGGTTCCTCCCCTATCAACTCATGCACAGACATAAACCAACTCTTCATTTGGAAGCCGTCGAGGATCCAAACCGAGCTTTGAAGAAGCCAAGATGTCGCTCCCTTGGTGGCACACATTCCTTGAAAACAGCATCATCGACAAGCCTTTGATACCATTCATGCAAAACAGGAAACTTCTCTTCGGTCAGGATCTCCATTAATCCCAGAGCTTCTTgggcaacaagaagaaaaactATAATGTTTGCAGCTATGTCTACAAATCCCAAACTCTCCCCTCCAAagaatttcttctctttcaGCTCACTCTCTAGAGTTTTCAGCTGCTCCTGGATTTCTTCAATCACTGCCTTTTGCTCCTCTCCCTTACTCACCACGACCTTTGTTGCTGCCGGCCAGAGCTGCGTAATGAATAGTAGTCAGGAtccaaatgatttttttttttttaaaaaaaggaatataGTATTGGGTTTACCTTGTCATCCATGTACTTAGCCCAGAACCGTGCCATGGCCTTCTCATAAGGGTCTGCAGGCAAGATGGGATTATGTTTCCAGGTCTCATCAATGTACTCCAGGATGACAAGTGACTCTGCAACCGGCTTTCCATTGTGTACAAGCACAGGGATTTTCTTGTGAACTGGATTATACTTGAGAAGCGCAGGACTCTTATTGGACAAGTTCTCTTCTATGTACTCAAATTGAACTCCTTTCAGCTTGAGGGCCACTTCAATTCTGCGGCTAAAGGGGCTTGCCCATGTGCCAAAAAGCTTTACTTCTTCAGCCATAGTTGCTGTTTGAAGAGATATGGCTGCCATTGGTATGCCCTCTTCTTATTTATAGAGATTTTCTCGATAAACCAGGCGCGGTACTGCTGGCCTTGGATTTGTCGAGATTTTAGTTTGGTGTGATCCGACGGGCGATAGGGAACCAATGATGTATTTGGTGACGGCCTCGACAAACTTGGAAACTTGTAGGCGTTCAGCCAATGCGTATCCATTGAGGTATGGCCTATGCCTCTAGACGATTGAACCTTTGAAGACTATGACCAACTTTTTGACGCAACGACCTCGGTGACTCCCCTTTTTCGATTGTTAactgagaatggaattttgggTAAAGATAGATGTGCTGGTCAAATAAAATCTGTTTCAATAAATGCGCGGATCAGAGCAATCAGAAGGGCTTCACTGCAAAATCAAAGACCACGTTTGGAAATTGAACGATTGTGGTACTAGTAGAAAATCCATTGGTTTAATAATAGAATCCATGTGATTAAATTATGGTCGAGTAATGAAcattatatcataaatatattattaaaaaatatatatttaattaaaaataataaatttgtattatttattcattcatattttattattttttatctaaattttgttAGCATTACAATTTTATCATATGGCTATTTAGTTTAGGTACTTGATCATGTGTTTACTGTATGCGAATTTAAGAACGCAAGGACAATTGGCACGGTGCTGACAAGAACAGGTGGGTGGGAGTGTGACACAAGGGAGAAAAGAGGGGTTGGTGGGTGGGGgccaacaaaaggaaaaaaatagaaaaaaccctAACAAGAGGAGAAAATCCTGGTGATGGCTGACAGTGAGGTGGGACCCACAAGGAAGGTCGGTGGGGAATGtaagaaagtaaaaaagagGGAACCAACCGTCCGATCCACCGGTTCAAGATGTTGGACCGGCGGTTCACACGGTTCATATCTATTTCAATGTTTCAATATGTATTCCAGTTTAATAGCTCCATCTGGGCCAGTTAAAATCCAACTTTGCTCTTTTTTATCTTCTATTTCCACATTACCCCGTCCGGGTTTAAAATCCAAGAATTTATTCCTCAAACATATCAATGAGCAACATTTCAACATCATTTACAAATCTTTCATAActtgtaaaataattttcttttgttttaaattttaatttgtcattattataaatttggGTAGAACCAACTTTAAATTGATAGTCTTATATTAGAGATACAGTACTGGCTTTGTGCTACCAACTCAAGTACAATACATTCAAGATGATTGACACAATAGTTACATAGTTAGCATGACTATTAGCATTAACAAATTCCAATAATTGTTATGAACCTATTGCTGCTTAAGGAAGTCATCACCTATACTGTAAACTCAATTGAACAAGTAATGAGAAACTActgatattttctttcattattttctttcgtCTTctaatatggtatcagagcaaagCTCATCAACCATAGGAAATCCCTCGAGGGCTAGCAGAATTATCCTTATCTCTTTTCCACATCCCATCTCATCCAAGCTATGATAACAACTTTTTAGTTTAGAGAAAACAAATACTAACCACTTTGAGAGGTTACAAATTGCAACATTTCCTCACTACATCGTCAAACTTACCATCGAGATTTTTGTCTCAAGAAGATGAAGCTCAACACCACACAAACACAACATTTCAAAACTAGGAACAACGAGATCAGCTCATCATGT
The sequence above is drawn from the Vitis riparia cultivar Riparia Gloire de Montpellier isolate 1030 chromosome 6, EGFV_Vit.rip_1.0, whole genome shotgun sequence genome and encodes:
- the LOC117915682 gene encoding glutathione S-transferase U7-like, yielding MAAISLQTATMAEEVKLFGTWASPFSRRIEVALKLKGVQFEYIEENLSNKSPALLKYNPVHKKIPVLVHNGKPVAESLVILEYIDETWKHNPILPADPYEKAMARFWAKYMDDKLWPAATKVVVSKGEEQKAVIEEIQEQLKTLESELKEKKFFGGESLGFVDIAANIIVFLLVAQEALGLMEILTEEKFPVLHEWYQRLVDDAVFKECVPPRERHLGFFKARFGSSTASK